The following are encoded in a window of Arthrobacter antioxidans genomic DNA:
- a CDS encoding prolyl oligopeptidase family serine peptidase yields the protein MTLHTDDPAMTDDPFLWLEDIYGERQLDWVRGENALTEDALVTPDFGVRERGILEVLDSTDRIPMVGKHGDFYYNFWRDAAHRQGIWRRTSWESYPSDAPEWELLLDVDALSAAEGTEWVWGGALFLRPDSGEPHERVLVVLSPDGGDAARYREFHLGTLAFVDGGFDIPAAKSRISWAGPDTLYVGTDFGPGSMTSSSYPRTVRTLQRGAGLDDAQEYFGVDEDHMMAMVLHDATPGFVRDVAVDTIDFYTRRTYVRRDGSWLPIEVPEDASISLHREWLIVRPRTDWTVAGTTHTAGSLLVIGFDAFLAGGRSFATVFAPDATTSLQSWSWTRDHLLLNLLRDVSSEIRILDPAQGWTAELLDACPPLHSVDAYAVDDEDEDEDAGNDYWLIATGFLTPSTLYRGTIGGNHTAVKSSPSYFDEDRFAVEQHFAVSSDGTRVPYFQIASKDLVLDGGNPTLLSGYGGFEHSMTPAYSGVIGRGWLERVTDDGRAGVYVLANIRGGGEYGPAWHRAALHADRHRAYEDFAAIAEDLVRRGVTAPSLLGCTGRSNGGLLVGNMLTTYPHLFGAVSCGVPLLDMRRYTKLSAGYSWIAEYGDPDKPEEWEYVRTFSPYHLLREDTAYPKTLIWTATSDDRVGPVQARKMAARMKDLGARDVWFHEALEGGHAGAADNRQAARMHAMSFEFLWRALTGSL from the coding sequence ATGACGCTGCACACGGATGACCCGGCCATGACGGACGACCCCTTCCTCTGGCTGGAGGACATCTATGGTGAGCGGCAGCTCGACTGGGTGCGCGGCGAGAACGCCCTGACGGAGGACGCCCTCGTGACGCCTGACTTCGGGGTCCGCGAGCGCGGGATCCTCGAAGTGCTCGACTCCACCGACCGCATCCCCATGGTGGGCAAGCACGGCGATTTCTACTACAACTTCTGGCGCGACGCCGCGCATCGGCAGGGCATCTGGCGCCGCACGAGTTGGGAGAGCTACCCCTCGGACGCCCCGGAGTGGGAGCTCCTGCTCGACGTCGACGCCCTGAGTGCCGCCGAGGGCACGGAATGGGTCTGGGGCGGTGCGCTCTTCCTGCGCCCCGACAGCGGCGAACCCCACGAGCGGGTCCTCGTGGTGCTCTCCCCCGACGGGGGCGACGCCGCGCGGTACCGCGAGTTCCACCTCGGAACCCTGGCCTTCGTGGACGGTGGGTTCGACATCCCGGCGGCCAAGAGCCGCATCTCGTGGGCGGGGCCGGACACCCTGTATGTCGGGACCGACTTCGGCCCGGGCTCGATGACGTCGAGTTCCTACCCGCGGACCGTCCGCACCCTGCAGCGCGGCGCCGGCCTGGACGACGCCCAGGAGTACTTCGGCGTGGACGAGGACCACATGATGGCCATGGTCCTGCACGACGCCACGCCCGGCTTCGTGCGCGACGTCGCCGTCGACACGATCGACTTCTACACGCGGCGCACCTACGTCCGGCGCGACGGTTCGTGGCTGCCGATCGAGGTGCCGGAGGACGCGAGCATCTCCCTGCACCGCGAGTGGCTGATCGTGCGGCCCCGCACCGACTGGACCGTCGCCGGCACCACGCATACCGCCGGATCGCTGCTCGTCATCGGCTTCGACGCGTTCCTCGCCGGTGGCCGCTCCTTCGCCACAGTGTTCGCGCCGGACGCCACGACGTCCCTGCAGTCCTGGAGCTGGACCCGGGACCACCTGCTGCTGAACCTGCTGCGCGACGTCTCCTCGGAGATCCGCATCCTCGACCCCGCGCAGGGCTGGACGGCGGAACTCCTCGACGCCTGCCCGCCGCTGCACTCGGTGGACGCCTACGCCGTCGACGACGAGGACGAGGACGAGGACGCCGGTAACGACTACTGGCTGATCGCCACCGGTTTCCTCACCCCCTCGACGCTGTACCGCGGGACGATCGGCGGGAACCACACCGCCGTCAAGTCGTCGCCGTCGTACTTCGACGAGGACCGCTTCGCGGTCGAGCAGCACTTCGCCGTCTCCAGCGACGGCACGCGCGTCCCGTACTTCCAGATCGCATCGAAGGACCTGGTGCTCGACGGCGGCAACCCCACCCTGCTCTCCGGATACGGCGGGTTCGAGCACTCCATGACGCCCGCCTACAGCGGCGTGATCGGCCGCGGCTGGCTGGAACGCGTCACCGACGACGGCCGTGCCGGTGTGTACGTGCTGGCGAACATCCGCGGCGGCGGCGAGTACGGTCCGGCGTGGCACCGTGCAGCGCTGCACGCCGACCGGCACCGCGCGTACGAGGACTTCGCGGCGATCGCCGAGGACCTGGTGCGGCGGGGCGTCACGGCACCGTCACTGCTGGGCTGCACCGGGCGGAGCAACGGCGGGCTGCTCGTGGGCAACATGCTCACCACCTACCCGCACCTGTTCGGCGCCGTCTCCTGCGGCGTCCCGCTGCTGGACATGCGCCGGTACACGAAGCTCTCCGCGGGGTACTCGTGGATCGCCGAGTACGGCGACCCGGACAAGCCCGAGGAGTGGGAGTACGTGCGGACGTTCTCGCCGTACCACCTGCTGCGCGAGGACACGGCCTACCCGAAGACCCTGATCTGGACGGCGACGAGCGACGACCGTGTGGGACCCGTCCAGGCCCGCAAGATGGCCGCGCGGATGAAGGACCTGGGCGCCCGGGACGTCTGGTTCCACGAGGCGCTCGAGGGCGGGCATGCGGGTGCCGCGGACAACCGGCAGGCCGCGAGGATGCATGCGATGAGCTTCGAGTTCCTGTGGCGGGCCCTGACGGGATCCCTCTGA